Proteins encoded within one genomic window of Leptospira bourretii:
- a CDS encoding DUF5131 family protein has product MAKSSIEWTEMTWNPTTGCTKISAGCKFCYAEIMSKRLQAMGVEKYSEGFKVKVHPEALSAPYSWKNSKIVFVNSMSDLFHKSIPDYFIEDVFNVMNNNPQHVFQILTKRPERVLDLNKKLKWTHNIWMGVSVENKLVIPRVNLLKKTKAKVKFLSCEPLIDSLGEINLKGIDWVIVGGESGHQPRPISKDWVIEIQKQCRKYDVAFFFKQWGGRNKKANGRELDGKTYNEMPLKRSKQYGV; this is encoded by the coding sequence ATGGCTAAATCAAGCATAGAATGGACGGAAATGACTTGGAACCCTACAACCGGTTGTACAAAAATATCTGCGGGATGCAAGTTTTGTTATGCAGAAATAATGTCAAAAAGACTCCAAGCAATGGGTGTTGAAAAATATTCAGAAGGATTTAAAGTTAAAGTTCATCCTGAAGCTCTCTCTGCTCCCTATTCTTGGAAAAATTCAAAAATTGTATTTGTAAACTCAATGAGTGATCTTTTTCACAAAAGTATCCCTGATTATTTTATTGAAGATGTTTTCAATGTTATGAATAACAATCCTCAACATGTTTTTCAGATTCTAACCAAGAGACCAGAACGAGTTTTAGATCTTAATAAAAAATTGAAATGGACTCATAACATTTGGATGGGAGTTTCTGTTGAAAATAAACTCGTCATCCCAAGAGTAAATTTATTAAAGAAAACAAAAGCTAAAGTAAAATTCCTATCCTGCGAACCTTTAATTGATTCGCTAGGAGAGATTAATTTAAAAGGTATTGATTGGGTAATCGTTGGTGGTGAGAGCGGACACCAACCGAGGCCTATCTCTAAGGATTGGGTGATTGAAATTCAAAAACAATGTAGAAAATACGATGTAGCATTTTTCTTCAAGCAATGGGGAGGAAGAAATAAAAAAGCCAATGGTCGTGAATTAGATGGAAAAACTTATAATGAGATGCCGTTAAAACGCAGCAAGCAATACGGCGTATAA
- the tcmP gene encoding three-Cys-motif partner protein TcmP, with protein sequence MNKLDIKKNLLDHSAAKVTLLQEYLIRYIRILSNDEYTRKIRIYDLFCGPGIFENSGEGSPIIILNVIEEFLRTQTQKKIEISCYFNDLDETKISKLKTYINGKYPSIYNSININFSSKDYQEIVSNLPKSLSNLDKEKIFIFIDPYGYKEIKASNIRSLLNSNNSEVLLFLPTQFMYRFDANGTPEALVEFIDELVDFSEYSPKDSIWKFINQLKAAFKKYIGKQYYVDTFTIQKNANSVFCLFFFCNHIRGFEKMLESKWKIDNEFGRGWSYSSNNNFNLFETPQIDSLETILLRFFNDADNKERSNAEIYEFCLREGYLPTHACDVLSDLQNSNKLVITSENVNPIKKGTFYINYDAYKTQRKFLKIRLK encoded by the coding sequence ATGAACAAATTAGATATAAAAAAGAACTTACTAGATCATTCTGCAGCAAAAGTAACGCTTTTACAAGAATATTTAATCCGTTATATTCGCATTCTTTCAAATGATGAATATACAAGGAAAATAAGAATTTACGATCTCTTTTGTGGACCTGGAATTTTCGAGAATAGTGGCGAGGGTAGTCCTATTATTATTCTCAATGTAATTGAGGAATTTCTCAGAACTCAAACTCAAAAGAAGATAGAAATTTCATGCTATTTTAATGATTTAGATGAAACTAAAATATCAAAATTAAAAACATACATAAATGGAAAATATCCATCGATCTATAATTCTATAAATATAAATTTTAGCTCAAAGGATTATCAGGAAATAGTATCAAATTTACCGAAAAGTCTTTCAAACTTGGATAAAGAAAAAATATTTATTTTTATTGATCCCTACGGGTATAAAGAAATTAAAGCGAGCAATATTCGCTCATTATTAAATTCAAATAATTCTGAAGTATTACTATTCTTACCAACTCAATTCATGTATAGATTTGATGCAAATGGAACACCAGAGGCCCTCGTAGAATTCATTGATGAATTGGTCGATTTTTCAGAATATTCTCCGAAAGATTCAATTTGGAAATTTATTAATCAACTAAAAGCCGCATTTAAAAAATACATCGGTAAACAATATTACGTGGATACATTCACAATACAAAAAAATGCCAATTCTGTCTTCTGCCTTTTCTTTTTCTGTAACCACATTCGAGGATTCGAAAAAATGCTAGAATCAAAGTGGAAAATTGACAATGAATTTGGTAGGGGTTGGAGCTATTCAAGCAACAATAACTTTAATCTTTTTGAAACACCACAGATCGATTCTTTAGAAACAATTTTATTACGTTTTTTCAATGATGCCGACAATAAAGAAAGATCTAATGCGGAAATTTATGAATTTTGTCTCCGAGAAGGTTATCTTCCGACGCACGCATGTGATGTTTTGAGTGATTTGCAGAACTCTAATAAACTAGTTATAACCTCTGAAAATGTTAATCCTATCAAAAAAGGTACATTTTATATTAACTACGATGCTTACAAAACTCAAAGAAAGTTTTTGAAAATAAGGTTAAAATAA
- a CDS encoding alpha/beta hydrolase, whose product MKTKIRLLCFFMLTLNLGNCKSDSELKIIENLTNNDKSNSQKKINKILYKPIYDESGNETFISKTYYNKILDESKSNPSIEIINESNIDKAKLASYNDNKQIIKKYNPDILIEPDQNRIKIYDNSLKPIKSIDFIVKEEDLQSSTEKLVYYGTNRDIKNRSGINDYFGIDRSEKITYGFCKINIPGYKYRERGDLNTPYVILNKEIYKSEKRHFYIKETPTVLSEEDFIKQLNVDLSNNINKKKVLIFLHGYNTSFNDAALKTAQLTHDLQFEGTSIFYSWPSRAEKLGYPADENESRNSQHNLIEFLSRIYSNNRFTDIYIIAHSLGTRLISEIIYSDTKKIPNFKTKTKILVLAAPDIDPVYFRNSVAPSFAALKSSITIYANKNDKALSLSEQFHDSNRVGSISPSDNIYPYIETIDATGTGEDFLDHSYFSDSYKLLNDMVYLLKGIKAKNRDLLQINSKNGFYWRIQ is encoded by the coding sequence ATGAAAACGAAAATACGCTTACTGTGTTTCTTTATGTTAACCCTCAATCTTGGAAACTGCAAAAGTGATTCAGAATTGAAAATAATTGAAAACTTAACCAATAATGACAAATCGAATAGTCAAAAAAAAATTAACAAAATACTTTATAAACCAATTTACGATGAGTCAGGAAATGAGACATTCATTTCTAAAACTTATTATAATAAAATATTAGATGAGTCAAAATCAAACCCAAGTATAGAAATAATTAATGAGTCAAATATTGACAAGGCCAAGTTGGCTTCTTACAACGATAATAAGCAAATAATAAAAAAATACAATCCTGACATATTAATAGAACCTGATCAGAATAGAATTAAAATCTATGACAATTCCTTAAAACCAATAAAATCAATTGATTTTATCGTAAAAGAAGAGGATTTACAATCAAGCACAGAAAAATTGGTTTATTATGGAACAAATCGCGATATTAAAAACAGATCGGGTATAAATGATTATTTCGGAATTGATCGATCTGAAAAAATAACATATGGATTTTGTAAAATTAATATTCCTGGATATAAATATCGAGAACGCGGCGACCTGAATACTCCGTATGTAATTTTAAACAAAGAAATCTACAAAAGCGAAAAACGTCATTTTTATATAAAAGAAACTCCGACTGTACTAAGTGAAGAAGATTTTATCAAACAACTAAACGTTGATTTATCGAACAATATAAACAAGAAAAAAGTATTAATATTTTTGCATGGATACAATACTAGTTTTAATGATGCTGCTTTAAAGACCGCTCAACTTACTCATGATTTACAATTTGAAGGAACTTCTATATTTTATAGTTGGCCATCTAGGGCAGAAAAGTTGGGCTATCCTGCTGATGAAAATGAGAGTAGAAATTCTCAACATAATTTAATAGAATTTTTATCTAGAATATATTCAAACAATAGGTTTACAGATATTTACATAATAGCCCATAGTCTTGGGACAAGGTTAATTTCAGAAATTATATATTCGGATACTAAAAAAATTCCCAATTTTAAAACTAAAACAAAAATACTGGTTTTAGCGGCACCCGATATTGATCCAGTTTATTTTAGAAACTCGGTTGCCCCTTCCTTTGCTGCATTAAAATCAAGTATTACTATTTATGCAAATAAAAATGATAAAGCATTAAGTTTATCGGAACAATTTCATGATAGCAATCGAGTTGGATCTATCTCGCCTAGTGATAATATATATCCTTATATAGAAACAATTGATGCAACAGGAACTGGAGAAGATTTTTTAGACCATTCCTATTTTAGTGATTCTTACAAATTACTAAATGATATGGTCTATTTACTTAAAGGTATAAAAGCAAAAAATAGAGACTTGTTGCAAATAAATTCAAAAAATGGCTTCTATTGGAGAATTCAATAA